The Bradyrhizobium sp. CCBAU 051011 DNA segment CGCCACCGGCTCGGGCCGCAAGGTGCTGCTGATCGATCACGACGACAGCTTTGTGCATATGCTGGCGGATTACTTCCGGCAGGTCGGCGCCAATGTAACGGTGGTCCGGCACGTGCACGCGCAGGAGATGCTGAAGAAGAACTGGGATCTGCTGGTGCTCTCTCCGGGCCCGGGCCGGCCGGAGGACTTTGGAATCTCCAAGACCATTGGAACTGCTCTCGACCGAAAACTGCCGATCTTCGGCGTCTGCCTCGGCGTGCAGGCGATCGGCGAATATTTCGGCGGCCAGCTCGGCCAGCTCACCCAGCCCGCGCACGGTCGTCCGTCGCGGATTCAGGTGCGCGGCGGGCGCTTGATGCAGAACCTGCCGAACGAGATCGTGATCGGCCGCTATCATTCGCTCTATGTCGAGCGCGACAGCGTGCCAGATGTACTCGAAGTCACCGCGACCACCGAGGACGGCGTCGCGATGGCGATCGAACACAAGACCCTGCCGGTCGGCGGCGTGCAGTTTCATCCGGAATCGCTGATGTCGCTCGGCGGCGAGGTGGGGCTACGGATCGTCGAAAACGCGTTTCGACTGAACGTTGGAGCAAACTGATTGGATCGTCATTGCGAGGAGCGAAGCGACGAAGCAATCCATACCCGGTGCGTGGCACGATGGATTGCTTCGCTACGCTCGCAATGATGTAGGAAAAATCGAAAGCGAGATTGATATCAATGACATTCGATCACGACATCAAGGCCACCGTCCGTACCATTCCGGACTACCCGAAGAAGGGCATCCTGTTTCGCGACATCACCACGCTGCTGGCGGATGCGCGCGCGTTCCGCCGCGCGGTCGACGAACTGGTGCAGCCGTGGGCGGGATTGAAGATCGACAAGGTGGCCGGCATCGAGGCGCGGGGCTTCATCCTCGGCGGCGCGGTGGCGCATCAGGTCTCCGCCGGCTTCGTGCCGATCCGGAAAAAAGGCAAGCTGCCGCACACGACGGTGCGGATCGCCTATTCGCTGGAATACGGCATCGACGAAATGGAAATGCATGTCGATGCGATCCAGCCCGGTGAACGCGTCATCCTGGTCGATGATCTCATCGCCACCGGCGGCACCGCGGAGGGCGCGGTAAAACTGCTGCGCCAGATCGGTGCCAACGTGGTCGCGGCCTGCTTCATCATCGACCTGCCGGATTTGGGCGGCGCCGCCAAGCTGCGCGCGATGGAAGTGCCGGTGCGCACGCTGATGGCGTTCGAGGGGCATTAGAGTTCTTTGCTCGCGACGGCCGCGAGGTGAGTGACCGACAACTTTCAACTTCGCAAAGCTCTCTCTCCGTCATTGCGAGGAGCGAAGCGACCGAAGCAATCCATCTTTCCGCGTATGCGGTGACAATGGATTGCTTCGCTTCGCTCGCAATGACATAGAGCCTGATCAAACCGCCTCGG contains these protein-coding regions:
- a CDS encoding adenine phosphoribosyltransferase, with protein sequence MTFDHDIKATVRTIPDYPKKGILFRDITTLLADARAFRRAVDELVQPWAGLKIDKVAGIEARGFILGGAVAHQVSAGFVPIRKKGKLPHTTVRIAYSLEYGIDEMEMHVDAIQPGERVILVDDLIATGGTAEGAVKLLRQIGANVVAACFIIDLPDLGGAAKLRAMEVPVRTLMAFEGH